The genomic window GCACGCCGTCCGACAGCAGGATCCGGAACATCTTCTGCTCGCGGGGCTCGACGAACCATTCCAGCGTGGTGATCGCAAGCCGCTCGAGCAGGGCCCGGCCATCGGTGATGGGGCCCTCGGCAAACACGGTCAGCCGTTCCGACTTGATGGCCTGGTGGGCGTCGAGCAGCGCCTCGAACAACGCGTCCTTGCCGGTGAAGTAGTTGTAGAGGGCGCTCTCGCGCACGCCGACCGCCCTGGCGACGTCGCGCAGGCTGGTGCCGAAGAAGCCCTTGTCGGCGAACAGGTCGAGGGCGGCGTCGAGAATCAGTTGGCGGGTGCGCTGGCCGTCGGCGTTCTTGGGGCGGGCCATAAGAAATTAATGGTCGTTCATTTAATTGACCGCTGTCAACCTGGGCCGCCGCCGGCCCGGCCGATTACGTTATTTTGCGTAATCATTACGTATAATGACGTAATGGAACCAGGGAACCCGTTCATCTACGGCGAGATCGTCACCGCCGGGGCCTTCGCCGACCGCGACGATGAGCGGGCGCGCCTGGCTGCCGACCTGGCCGCCGGCCAGAAGGTGTTCCTGATTTCGCCGCGGCGCTACGGCAAGTCGTCGCTGGTCCGCGACGTCCTGCGCAGCCTCGCCGGGCAGCGGGTGCTCACGGTCGAGGTGACGGTCGCCGCGTCCAGCTCGTACATCGGCTTCCTCGAGTCCTACGCCCAGGCATTGATCGCCGCTGACACGCCCGCCAGCCGGCTGCGCCGGTGGGCCGGCGAGCTGCTGCAGGCCGTGCGGCCCGAGTTGCGCTTTGACACTGACCCGATGGGCCAGTCTCGGTTCGCGCTGGCCTTTCCGTCGGTGCGCACCGCCCGGGACACCGCCCGCCTGGCCGCCGAGGTGTTCGCGTTGCCCGGACGAATCGCCGCCGCCCGCAAGCAGCGCCTGGCGATCGCGCTCGACGAGTTCCAGGCAATTGCCTCGTTCAACGGCGGCAGCGTCGAGCACGCACTCAGGGCCGCGGTGCAGGACCAGCGCGCGGTCGGCTACGTGTTTGCCGGCTCGGAACCATCGTTGATGGAACGGATGCTCGGCCCGCGCCGGCCGTTCTACAAGGCCGGGCCGGTGATGCGGCTGGAGAAGATCGACGAAGCGTTGTTCGCCGATTTTCTCGATCAGCGTTTCGCGGCGAGTGGCATGCGAGCGGAGCCAGGGCTCGGCGCCGCGATCGTTGACCTCGCTGCCAACGTGCCGTACGACGTGCAACGCCTGGCCCACGAGACCTGGGACGACACCAGGGCGGCCGGACGCAGGACCGTCGGACTCGCCGATCTCCACGCCACGCTGACACGGTTGCTGGGCGAGCAACACACCATCTTCGAGGAGTCATGGCAACGGCTGACGCTGCCGCAGCGCGCGGTACTGCGGGCGCTCGTACTGCAGGATGGCCGCGAGTTGTTGTCGGCGGATGTGCGCACGCGG from Acidobacteriota bacterium includes these protein-coding regions:
- a CDS encoding TetR/AcrR family transcriptional regulator, which gives rise to MARPKNADGQRTRQLILDAALDLFADKGFFGTSLRDVARAVGVRESALYNYFTGKDALFEALLDAHQAIKSERLTVFAEGPITDGRALLERLAITTLEWFVEPREQKMFRILLSDGVRMARLGRVNLYERLTSGRVGVAAILQRLTRDGWLRKADPHLLGVAFMSPLVIWRQLHAIDADLPMIRNPRLYARQHVDQFLQGAAAPSARRPAAGRARVRASKTPARPAKSRRPSQ
- a CDS encoding AAA family ATPase, giving the protein MEPGNPFIYGEIVTAGAFADRDDERARLAADLAAGQKVFLISPRRYGKSSLVRDVLRSLAGQRVLTVEVTVAASSSYIGFLESYAQALIAADTPASRLRRWAGELLQAVRPELRFDTDPMGQSRFALAFPSVRTARDTARLAAEVFALPGRIAAARKQRLAIALDEFQAIASFNGGSVEHALRAAVQDQRAVGYVFAGSEPSLMERMLGPRRPFYKAGPVMRLEKIDEALFADFLDQRFAASGMRAEPGLGAAIVDLAANVPYDVQRLAHETWDDTRAAGRRTVGLADLHATLTRLLGEQHTIFEESWQRLTLPQRAVLRALVLQDGRELLSADVRTRHRLPGASTVQAALAALVRQDIVMREANRYVASDSLYREWVARQTF